In Bacillus sp. NP247, one DNA window encodes the following:
- a CDS encoding DUF2768 domain-containing protein: MSEGLMKMWFALGAIGFMFLAVSFILLSRHKMKNKFLKGITALVAYTLMIVSGIVIFLVVFSGPIEQ, encoded by the coding sequence ATGTCGGAAGGGCTTATGAAAATGTGGTTTGCTTTAGGGGCAATTGGATTTATGTTTCTTGCAGTAAGTTTTATTTTATTAAGTAGGCATAAAATGAAGAATAAATTTTTGAAAGGGATTACAGCTTTAGTAGCGTACACCCTCATGATTGTATCGGGAATTGTTATTTTTCTTGTTGTATTTAGTGGCCCTATTGAGCAATAA
- a CDS encoding NAD(P)H-dependent glycerol-3-phosphate dehydrogenase, translated as MTKITVIGAGSWGTALAMVLADNGHDVRIWGNRPELMNEINTKRENSRYLPGITLPSTIVAYSSLEEALVDVNTVLLVVPTKAYRDVLQEMKEIVTEPITWIHASKGIEPGTSKRISEVIEEEIPENLIKDVVVLSGPSHAEEVGLRQATTVTSAAKRMEAAEEVQDLFMNSYFRVYTNPDIVGVELGGALKNIIALAAGITDGLGLGDNAKAALMTRGLTEIARLGRKMGGNPLTFAGLTGMGDLIVTCTSVHSRNWRAGNMLGKGHSLEEVLESMGMVVEGVRTTKAAHELAEKMEVEMPITAALYDVLFNGNNVKDAVGSLMGRVRKHEVEAIPDLL; from the coding sequence ATGACAAAAATCACAGTAATAGGAGCAGGTAGCTGGGGAACAGCGTTAGCGATGGTATTAGCTGACAATGGGCATGATGTACGTATTTGGGGAAACCGTCCTGAACTCATGAATGAAATTAATACGAAGCGTGAGAACAGTAGATATCTTCCAGGGATTACATTGCCAAGCACAATCGTAGCCTACTCTTCTTTAGAAGAAGCATTAGTAGATGTAAATACAGTACTGCTAGTAGTACCGACGAAAGCGTACCGAGACGTATTGCAAGAGATGAAAGAAATTGTTACAGAACCGATTACTTGGATTCATGCAAGTAAAGGAATCGAACCAGGTACGTCAAAACGTATTTCGGAAGTGATTGAGGAAGAAATTCCAGAAAACTTGATCAAAGATGTTGTTGTACTGTCTGGACCGAGTCATGCCGAAGAAGTCGGCTTACGTCAAGCGACAACTGTTACATCTGCAGCGAAGCGTATGGAAGCGGCTGAGGAAGTACAAGATTTGTTTATGAATAGCTACTTCCGTGTATATACAAACCCAGATATCGTTGGAGTTGAACTTGGTGGTGCTTTAAAAAATATTATTGCACTAGCTGCGGGGATAACTGACGGGCTTGGATTAGGTGATAATGCGAAAGCGGCATTAATGACACGTGGTTTAACAGAGATTGCTCGTTTAGGAAGAAAAATGGGCGGAAATCCGTTAACATTTGCGGGTCTAACTGGTATGGGAGACTTAATTGTAACTTGTACAAGTGTGCATAGCCGAAATTGGCGAGCTGGAAATATGCTTGGAAAAGGGCACTCTTTAGAAGAAGTATTAGAAAGTATGGGTATGGTTGTTGAAGGTGTAAGAACAACGAAAGCTGCTCATGAATTGGCAGAGAAAATGGAAGTTGAAATGCCGATTACAGCTGCTTTATATGACGTGCTGTTCAATGGGAATAATGTGAAAGATGCAGTAGGCTCATTGATGGGACGTGTTCGAAAACATGAAGTTGAAGCGATACCTGATTTGTTATAA
- a CDS encoding stage VI sporulation protein F, which translates to MDNNIFNNIEKEAKVNKEDIFKLASSVQNANLRDETVLRQLIHQVALMAGREVPKEQEDQIVKAIINNNMPADFGSLSKMFKK; encoded by the coding sequence ATGGATAACAACATTTTTAATAACATTGAAAAAGAAGCGAAAGTGAACAAAGAAGATATTTTTAAATTAGCGTCGTCTGTTCAAAATGCGAACTTACGTGATGAGACAGTGCTTCGCCAATTGATTCATCAAGTTGCTCTAATGGCAGGACGCGAAGTGCCAAAAGAGCAAGAGGATCAAATTGTGAAAGCGATTATTAACAATAATATGCCGGCGGATTTTGGTTCTTTAAGTAAAATGTTTAAAAAATAA
- a CDS encoding HU family DNA-binding protein, with protein MNKTDLINAVAEASSLSKKDATKAVDAVFDSILEALKQGDKVQLIGFGNFEVRERAARKGRNPQTGEEIEIAASKVPAFKPGKALKDAVK; from the coding sequence ATGAACAAGACAGATTTAATCAATGCTGTTGCAGAAGCAAGTTCCCTTTCTAAAAAGGACGCAACAAAAGCAGTGGACGCTGTTTTTGATTCTATCTTAGAAGCTTTAAAACAAGGTGATAAAGTACAACTAATCGGATTCGGTAACTTCGAAGTTCGTGAGCGTGCGGCTCGTAAAGGTCGTAACCCACAAACAGGTGAGGAGATTGAAATCGCTGCAAGTAAAGTACCTGCATTCAAACCTGGTAAAGCGTTAAAAGATGCGGTTAAATAA
- the spoIVA gene encoding stage IV sporulation protein A, with the protein MEKVDIFKDIAERTGGDIYFGVVGAVRTGKSTFIKKFMELVVIPNIENESDRQRAQDELPQSAAGRTIMTTEPKFVPNQAVSIEVDEGLEVNIRLVDCVGYTVPGAKGYEDENGPRMINTPWYEEPIPFHEAAEIGTRKVIQEHSTIGVVITTDGTIGEIPRRDYIEAEERVVNELKEVGKPFIMIINTVQPYHPDTEQLRQSLSEEYDIPVIAMSVESLRETDVYNVLREALFEFPVLEVNVNLPSWVMVLNEGHWLRQSYQEAVQETVKDIKRLRDVDRVVWQFSQYEFIDRASLAGIDMGQGVAEIDLYAPDELYDQILKEVVGVEIRGKDHLLKLMLDLSHAKTEYDQVADALRMVKQTGYGVAAPALADMSLDEPEIIRHGSRFGVKLKAVAPSIHMIKVDVESTFEPIIGTEKQSEELVRYLMQDFEDDPLSIWNSDIFGRSLSSIVREGIQAKLSLMPENARYKLKETLERIINEGSGGLIAIIL; encoded by the coding sequence TTGGAAAAGGTAGATATTTTTAAAGATATTGCGGAACGCACAGGCGGTGATATTTATTTTGGAGTTGTAGGAGCTGTTCGAACAGGGAAATCAACATTCATTAAAAAATTTATGGAACTTGTTGTTATTCCCAATATTGAAAATGAGTCAGACCGTCAAAGAGCGCAGGATGAACTGCCTCAAAGTGCTGCTGGTCGTACAATAATGACGACGGAACCGAAGTTTGTTCCAAACCAAGCGGTTTCTATCGAAGTAGATGAAGGTCTTGAAGTGAATATTCGATTAGTAGATTGTGTTGGATATACGGTTCCAGGAGCAAAAGGCTATGAAGATGAGAATGGTCCGCGCATGATTAATACTCCTTGGTATGAAGAGCCTATTCCATTCCATGAAGCTGCAGAAATCGGGACACGTAAAGTAATTCAAGAGCATTCAACAATTGGTGTCGTTATTACAACAGATGGAACAATTGGTGAAATTCCAAGAAGAGATTATATAGAGGCAGAAGAACGCGTTGTAAATGAGTTAAAAGAAGTAGGAAAGCCTTTCATTATGATTATCAATACTGTACAGCCATATCATCCAGATACGGAGCAGTTACGTCAAAGTTTATCAGAAGAATATGATATCCCAGTAATTGCGATGAGTGTAGAGAGTTTAAGAGAAACAGATGTGTATAACGTACTTCGAGAAGCGTTATTCGAGTTCCCGGTTTTAGAAGTGAATGTAAACCTTCCGAGCTGGGTAATGGTGCTAAATGAAGGGCATTGGTTACGCCAAAGTTATCAGGAAGCGGTTCAAGAGACTGTAAAGGATATAAAACGTCTTCGTGATGTGGACCGTGTCGTTTGGCAGTTTAGTCAATATGAATTTATTGATCGAGCAAGTCTAGCTGGCATCGATATGGGGCAAGGTGTGGCAGAGATTGATTTATATGCGCCAGATGAATTGTATGATCAAATTTTAAAAGAAGTGGTAGGAGTAGAGATTCGAGGGAAAGATCATTTATTAAAGCTTATGCTTGATTTATCTCATGCGAAAACAGAGTATGACCAAGTGGCGGATGCCCTGCGTATGGTAAAACAAACCGGATATGGAGTAGCAGCGCCTGCATTAGCTGATATGAGCTTAGATGAACCGGAAATTATTCGTCACGGTTCAAGGTTCGGTGTTAAATTAAAAGCGGTTGCGCCGTCTATTCATATGATTAAAGTGGATGTAGAATCAACATTTGAACCAATTATCGGTACTGAAAAACAAAGTGAAGAACTAGTTCGTTACTTGATGCAAGATTTTGAAGATGACCCGCTATCAATTTGGAATTCTGATATATTTGGGCGCTCTCTTAGCTCTATTGTTAGAGAAGGAATTCAAGCGAAGTTATCTCTAATGCCAGAAAATGCTCGTTATAAATTAAAAGAAACGCTAGAAAGAATTATTAATGAAGGATCTGGCGGATTAATTGCGATTATATTATAA